A genomic region of Candidatus Zymogenus saltonus contains the following coding sequences:
- a CDS encoding SDR family NAD(P)-dependent oxidoreductase has product MSQVIVITGLADGMGRHVAKMLAEKGNSIAGFDVDANGIESLKKELDKVSGGNAKHHLVALDITNRKGILKFRDEVLKKYEKIDTVLSNVGIGFFGPFEEIDLEKALKCLEINVIGAMAIFQAFIPHMRERKEGKLIAMSSIVGQVPFPFESIYTASKFGLEGWIQALKYELDPFGIKFAVISPAQVSTSFAAKIHKLPPKDSPYRERVKKFIDKDNEMIKDAPTPEFAAKVIVKVVEKKKPKLFNQIEFQSKVFYWLNKMSPRWFRDFLVLTIMDIRK; this is encoded by the coding sequence ATGAGTCAGGTAATAGTAATTACGGGACTGGCTGACGGCATGGGCCGTCACGTGGCGAAGATGCTTGCCGAGAAGGGAAACAGCATCGCCGGGTTTGACGTGGACGCAAACGGTATAGAGTCGCTGAAGAAGGAGCTTGATAAGGTATCGGGGGGGAATGCGAAGCATCACCTGGTCGCCCTCGACATCACCAACAGGAAGGGAATCCTGAAGTTCAGGGACGAGGTCTTGAAGAAGTACGAAAAGATCGACACGGTGCTTTCGAACGTGGGGATAGGCTTCTTCGGCCCCTTCGAGGAAATCGACCTCGAAAAGGCGCTCAAGTGCCTCGAGATTAACGTGATCGGCGCCATGGCGATCTTCCAGGCGTTCATCCCCCACATGAGGGAGCGAAAAGAGGGGAAGCTTATCGCCATGTCCTCCATCGTGGGGCAGGTTCCATTTCCGTTCGAATCGATCTACACCGCCTCGAAGTTCGGGCTCGAGGGGTGGATACAGGCCCTGAAATACGAGCTCGATCCCTTCGGGATAAAGTTCGCGGTAATATCACCGGCCCAGGTCTCCACGTCCTTTGCCGCAAAGATACACAAGCTCCCGCCGAAGGACTCCCCCTACAGGGAGAGGGTCAAGAAGTTCATAGACAAGGACAACGAGATGATCAAGGACGCGCCTACGCCCGAGTTTGCGGCGAAGGTGATAGTCAAGGTCGTCGAGAAGAAGAAGCCGAAGCTCTTCAACCAGATCGAGTTCCAGAGCAAGGTCTTCTACTGGCTCAACAAGATGTCCCCCCGCTGGTTCAGGGATTTTCTGGTGCTGACAATAATGGACATCAGGAAATAG